A genomic segment from Cyanobium sp. NIES-981 encodes:
- a CDS encoding lysozyme inhibitor LprI family protein, giving the protein MVQPWPMLLALLAAPLLPLQGVARAAETPCSDAQSTVEATRCLIQVLEAVDRSLETALMGVATEAAGVPSDTFQSLWRDNLTNFYRTSADPKEQAEAFRSERRKVCGYAKSMAFQGTGYGIFTTSCEIELTETLLKQFAP; this is encoded by the coding sequence ATGGTCCAGCCCTGGCCCATGCTGCTGGCTCTGCTGGCGGCCCCGCTACTGCCTCTGCAGGGGGTGGCCCGGGCGGCGGAGACTCCGTGCAGCGATGCCCAGTCCACGGTGGAGGCAACCCGCTGCCTGATCCAGGTCCTTGAGGCCGTGGACCGGAGTCTTGAGACGGCCCTCATGGGCGTCGCCACGGAGGCCGCCGGCGTACCCAGCGATACCTTTCAGAGCCTCTGGCGCGACAACCTCACGAACTTCTACCGCACAAGTGCGGACCCGAAGGAGCAGGCCGAGGCCTTCCGCAGTGAACGCCGAAAGGTATGCGGCTACGCCAAGTCGATGGCATTCCAGGGCACCGGCTACGGCATCTTCACCACCAGCTGCGAGATCGAGCTCACGGAAACCTTGCTCAAGCAGTTCGCCCCCTGA
- a CDS encoding GAF domain-containing protein, whose protein sequence is MRPTVAPREQARLEALKGYRVLDTAPEQSYDDITLLATQLCSVPIALISLVDAERQWFKSRVGVDVSETSRDVSFCAHAIQGEEPLVVRDAREDERFRDNPLVTRAPHIVFYAGVPLCTPDGFRIGTLCVIDHQPRDLSDAQLRSLEALARQVVLQLELKRVSDQLAGALQRIDVMEALIPICSYCKGIRNDEGYWGTVEAFIKSHDNVEFSHGVCEACMAKHFPEVPPLP, encoded by the coding sequence ATGCGCCCGACTGTGGCTCCCCGCGAGCAGGCCCGCCTGGAGGCGCTGAAGGGGTACCGCGTTCTCGATACGGCCCCCGAGCAGTCGTACGACGACATCACCTTGCTGGCCACCCAGCTCTGCTCCGTGCCGATCGCCTTGATCAGCCTGGTGGATGCCGAGCGTCAGTGGTTCAAATCCAGGGTGGGCGTGGATGTGAGCGAAACGAGCCGGGATGTGTCGTTCTGCGCCCACGCCATCCAGGGCGAGGAGCCCCTCGTGGTGCGGGACGCCCGTGAGGACGAACGCTTCCGGGACAACCCCCTGGTGACCCGTGCCCCCCACATCGTGTTCTATGCCGGGGTGCCCCTGTGCACCCCGGATGGCTTCAGGATCGGCACCCTCTGCGTGATCGATCACCAGCCCCGGGACCTCAGCGACGCGCAACTCCGCTCCCTGGAGGCGCTGGCCCGGCAGGTGGTGCTGCAGCTGGAACTGAAACGGGTGTCCGATCAGCTCGCCGGCGCCCTCCAGCGCATCGATGTGATGGAGGCGCTGATCCCGATCTGCTCCTACTGCAAGGGCATCCGCAACGACGAGGGCTACTGGGGAACCGTGGAAGCGTTCATCAAGAGCCACGACAACGTCGAGTTCTCCCACGGCGTGTGCGAGGCCTGCATGGCGAAGCACTTCCCGGAGGTGCCGCCGCTGCCGTGA
- a CDS encoding ABC transporter substrate-binding protein codes for MASRGLLALVTPLALLLVMPAALPPRAAAVEPENRVASPPPVLRVGVVDGAPPCSYREAGDWRGLSVELWSRIATREQLPSVLSGWPSVQAMLEASRNGALDVAVGCINVSPDRLARYRFSLPFQEDGLAVMVLQSRLDLGRSFLLALFTPTLLQLLGGYLAAIGLLALLTWRVEHYPAQPQTLSRGRRRSFIALFQVLATGPGSNTVATTSRGNAIVLLAYLVRIVSASLLVGYLTVNVARQVQGTPAARIRSEGDLRGLRVGVRGGTVSEALLQELNAGGRGAKVTVVPLANLRSGMDLLVSRRLDALLGDTLQLRYLLIHAPLQGARPTLALQGIRPESQAFVFSPALPAATAARIDRAISALKRQGVVSALRQQAIEPAGSPNR; via the coding sequence ATGGCATCCCGCGGACTGCTGGCGCTGGTCACCCCTCTGGCCTTGCTCCTGGTCATGCCCGCGGCTCTGCCCCCCCGTGCCGCTGCGGTGGAGCCGGAGAATCGGGTGGCGTCGCCGCCACCGGTGCTGCGGGTGGGGGTGGTGGATGGGGCGCCCCCCTGCAGCTACCGCGAAGCCGGCGACTGGCGCGGCCTGTCCGTGGAGCTGTGGAGCCGGATCGCCACCCGTGAGCAGCTCCCCTCTGTGCTCTCGGGGTGGCCGTCGGTGCAGGCGATGTTGGAGGCCAGCCGCAACGGCGCGCTCGATGTGGCGGTGGGCTGCATCAACGTGTCGCCCGACCGCCTGGCGCGGTACCGCTTCAGCCTGCCTTTTCAGGAGGACGGGCTGGCGGTGATGGTGCTGCAGAGCCGCCTGGACCTGGGCCGCTCCTTCCTGCTGGCGCTGTTCACCCCCACCCTGCTGCAGCTGCTGGGTGGCTACCTGGCGGCGATCGGGCTGCTGGCCCTGCTCACCTGGCGCGTGGAGCACTACCCCGCCCAGCCCCAGACCCTGAGCCGGGGTCGCCGGCGCAGCTTCATCGCCCTGTTCCAGGTGCTCGCCACCGGGCCCGGCAGCAACACCGTGGCGACCACCAGCCGTGGCAACGCCATCGTGCTGCTGGCCTATCTGGTGCGGATCGTGTCCGCCTCGCTGCTGGTGGGCTACCTCACCGTGAACGTGGCCCGCCAGGTGCAGGGCACCCCCGCTGCCCGGATCCGCTCCGAGGGCGATCTGCGTGGTCTGCGGGTGGGGGTGCGGGGCGGCACCGTGAGCGAGGCGCTGCTGCAGGAGCTCAATGCCGGCGGCCGCGGTGCGAAGGTCACGGTCGTGCCCCTGGCCAACCTCCGCTCGGGCATGGATCTGTTGGTGTCCCGCCGCCTCGATGCTCTGCTGGGCGACACCCTGCAGCTGCGCTATCTGCTGATTCACGCGCCGCTGCAGGGCGCCCGGCCCACCCTGGCTCTGCAGGGGATCCGCCCCGAATCCCAGGCGTTCGTCTTCTCCCCGGCCCTGCCGGCGGCCACCGCCGCCCGGATTGACCGGGCGATCAGCGCCCTCAAGCGCCAGGGCGTGGTGAGCGCCCTGCGGCAGCAGGCCATCGAGCCGGCCGGCAGCCCGAACCGCTGA
- a CDS encoding DUF6632 domain-containing protein, whose product MNAPNPDRALRIALIAVGLVYTFGLYPLTVLWPDGFMWMPRQAEYEQMILATFAVLGVFLLLAARAPAEHRSLIGFAGWSSLVHGLVMLVQALRDPMEQANLFGDIPALIVVGVLLLVLNRPAVSPARG is encoded by the coding sequence ATGAACGCCCCCAACCCGGACAGGGCCCTGCGGATCGCCCTGATCGCCGTGGGCCTTGTGTACACCTTCGGCCTCTATCCGCTCACGGTGCTCTGGCCCGATGGCTTCATGTGGATGCCGCGCCAGGCCGAATACGAGCAGATGATCCTCGCCACCTTCGCCGTGCTGGGGGTGTTCCTGCTGCTGGCCGCCCGGGCGCCGGCCGAGCACCGCAGCCTGATCGGTTTCGCCGGCTGGTCGAGCCTGGTGCATGGCCTGGTGATGCTGGTGCAGGCCCTGCGCGATCCGATGGAGCAGGCCAACCTGTTCGGCGACATCCCGGCCCTGATCGTGGTGGGAGTGCTGCTGCTGGTGCTGAACCGTCCCGCGGTGAGCCCTGCCCGGGGCTGA
- a CDS encoding ureidoglycolate lyase — protein sequence MGDLQDLIASTLTPAAFAPFGFVIQPQPDADPWQPGDAELHFRGGPPRLYLMTLPPRGLALSELARHRLVSQALGAIDSPDWFLVVARPDHPADRPFDPATDLHAFRIPSRRLVVLHPGTWHAGPLFEGPGERVFLNLESRTTNLDDRTLLPIGGSGRCVVVSDAAVGRH from the coding sequence ATGGGTGATCTCCAAGATCTGATCGCCTCCACGCTCACGCCAGCGGCCTTCGCGCCGTTCGGCTTTGTGATCCAGCCTCAGCCCGATGCCGATCCCTGGCAGCCGGGGGATGCGGAGCTTCACTTCCGCGGCGGTCCGCCCCGCCTTTATCTGATGACGCTGCCGCCGCGGGGCCTGGCGCTGTCCGAGCTCGCCCGTCATCGGCTGGTGAGCCAGGCACTCGGTGCCATCGACAGCCCTGACTGGTTCCTGGTGGTGGCCCGGCCCGACCATCCCGCCGATCGCCCCTTCGATCCCGCCACCGATCTGCACGCCTTCCGCATCCCGTCGCGCCGGCTGGTGGTGCTGCATCCGGGCACCTGGCATGCCGGACCGCTGTTCGAGGGGCCGGGCGAGCGGGTGTTCCTCAACCTGGAATCCCGCACCACCAACCTCGACGACCGCACCCTGTTGCCGATCGGAGGCAGCGGCCGCTGCGTTGTGGTCAGCGACGCGGCGGTGGGCCGCCACTGA
- a CDS encoding DUF389 domain-containing protein, whose product MNSTTVSPDDLRLEALRLEFEHEASFNLVFVVLTVGATLIATLGLLANSPGVVIGAMVVAPWILPLQAMAFEILRGRLPMFLRALRTLLLGVVICVLLAMGVGHLVAFPSFGSEVMNRTSPNLLDLGVALVAGAVAMFAKLRKEAISALAGLAIAVALVPPMCVVGILLASSYWAQAYGALLLFTTNLLGIMVGAMAALATLERVYRRRLFHSRLGVTSVALTALLVIPLGTSFFRLVDRYRLETKAQQLETVIEQQLRSSTITLGGDPAIDLAGISIDWQQNPPLIRAQVRVTDPKLPTSSQVAAVQDFINRKQAPLRFRLMVQRTAVDLIGPETAPNPPELEVLPPPELPPLPEAVRQDG is encoded by the coding sequence GTGAACAGCACCACTGTGTCGCCCGACGACCTCCGCCTCGAGGCCCTCCGGCTGGAATTCGAGCACGAGGCCAGCTTCAATCTGGTGTTCGTGGTGCTCACGGTGGGGGCCACCCTGATCGCCACCCTGGGTCTGCTGGCCAACAGCCCCGGGGTGGTGATCGGCGCCATGGTGGTCGCCCCCTGGATCCTGCCCCTGCAGGCGATGGCCTTCGAGATCCTGCGGGGGCGGCTGCCGATGTTTCTGCGGGCCCTGCGCACCCTGCTGCTGGGGGTGGTGATCTGCGTGCTCCTGGCCATGGGGGTGGGCCATCTGGTGGCCTTCCCCAGCTTCGGCAGCGAGGTGATGAACCGCACCAGCCCCAACCTGCTGGATCTGGGTGTGGCCCTGGTGGCCGGCGCAGTGGCGATGTTCGCCAAACTCCGCAAAGAAGCGATCTCGGCCCTGGCCGGGCTGGCGATCGCCGTGGCCCTGGTGCCGCCGATGTGCGTGGTGGGAATCCTGCTGGCCTCGTCGTACTGGGCCCAGGCCTACGGGGCCCTGCTGCTCTTCACCACCAACCTGCTGGGGATCATGGTGGGCGCGATGGCGGCCCTGGCCACCCTCGAGCGGGTGTATCGGCGCCGCCTGTTCCACAGCCGCCTCGGTGTCACCAGCGTGGCCCTCACCGCTCTGCTGGTGATCCCCCTCGGGACAAGCTTCTTTCGCCTGGTGGATCGCTACCGGCTGGAAACGAAGGCTCAGCAGCTGGAGACCGTGATCGAACAGCAGCTGCGCAGCAGCACCATCACCCTCGGCGGCGATCCCGCCATTGATCTGGCGGGGATTTCCATCGACTGGCAGCAGAATCCACCGCTGATCCGGGCCCAGGTGCGGGTCACCGATCCCAAGCTGCCCACGTCCAGCCAGGTGGCGGCGGTGCAGGACTTCATCAACAGGAAACAGGCCCCCCTGCGCTTCCGGCTGATGGTGCAACGCACCGCGGTGGACCTGATCGGCCCGGAAACCGCTCCCAATCCCCCCGAACTGGAGGTGCTGCCTCCGCCGGAGCTGCCGCCGTTGCCGGAGGCCGTCCGACAGGATGGGTGA